From a single Vibrio toranzoniae genomic region:
- the trmD gene encoding tRNA (guanosine(37)-N1)-methyltransferase TrmD: MWVGVISLFPEMFRSVTDFGVTGQAVKKGLLSIETWNPRDFTHDKHRTVDDRPYGGGPGMLMMVQPLRDAIQTAKQASPGKTKVIYLSPQGRKLDQKGVEELATNENLLLICGRYEGVDERIIQSEVDEEWSIGDFVMTGGELPAMTLIDSVSRFVPGVLGDFASAEEDSFANGLLDCPHYTRPEVLDDKDVPSVLKSGNHKDIRRWRLKQSLGRTWLRRPELLENLALTDEQEQLLAEFIKEQRS; encoded by the coding sequence ATGTGGGTTGGCGTAATAAGCCTGTTTCCTGAAATGTTCCGTTCTGTTACTGATTTTGGAGTAACAGGTCAAGCGGTTAAAAAAGGTCTTTTATCTATTGAGACATGGAATCCTCGTGATTTCACTCATGATAAACATCGCACTGTTGATGACAGACCTTACGGTGGTGGTCCTGGCATGTTAATGATGGTTCAGCCTTTGCGCGATGCTATCCAAACTGCCAAGCAAGCATCACCGGGAAAGACGAAGGTTATCTACCTTTCACCTCAAGGTCGTAAACTCGACCAAAAAGGTGTTGAAGAGTTGGCAACAAACGAGAATTTACTTCTTATTTGTGGTCGCTACGAAGGGGTAGATGAGCGCATCATTCAATCAGAAGTCGACGAAGAATGGTCGATTGGTGATTTTGTGATGACGGGTGGCGAATTGCCAGCCATGACGCTGATTGATTCAGTCTCTCGGTTTGTTCCGGGGGTACTTGGAGATTTCGCTTCAGCAGAAGAAGATTCTTTTGCAAATGGTTTGCTAGATTGTCCCCATTATACGCGCCCTGAGGTGCTAGACGATAAAGATGTGCCATCGGTACTCAAGTCTGGAAACCATAAGGACATTCGTCGCTGGCGATTGAAACAATCGCTGGGCCGAACTTGGCTAAGAAGACCAGAGCTCCTGGAAAACCTAGCTCTGACTGACGAACAGGAACAATTACTGGCTGAATTCATTAAAGAGCAACGCTCTTAA
- the rimM gene encoding ribosome maturation factor RimM (Essential for efficient processing of 16S rRNA) has product MSMKDKETMSEQNNRIVMGKLGSTYGIRGWLKVFSYTDNAESIFDYTPWYLNQKGKWVEYKVESWKRHGQGYVCKLAGLDVREDAQLMTNFEIAIDPASLPELSEDEFYWRELFGMQVFTTKGYDLGKVTDLLETGSNDVLVIKANLKDAFGQKERLVPYLEEQVVKKVDREARRIEVDWDPGF; this is encoded by the coding sequence ATGTCGATGAAGGATAAAGAAACGATGAGCGAGCAAAACAATAGAATTGTCATGGGTAAACTTGGGTCTACCTATGGTATTCGTGGCTGGCTTAAAGTGTTCTCCTACACAGACAATGCTGAAAGCATATTTGATTACACCCCTTGGTATTTAAACCAAAAGGGTAAGTGGGTTGAGTACAAAGTTGAGAGCTGGAAACGTCATGGCCAAGGTTATGTATGTAAGCTAGCGGGATTAGATGTTCGTGAAGACGCGCAACTGATGACTAACTTTGAAATTGCTATTGACCCTGCTTCGTTACCTGAATTGTCAGAAGATGAATTCTACTGGCGTGAATTGTTTGGTATGCAAGTTTTTACTACTAAAGGTTACGACCTTGGTAAGGTCACAGACCTATTAGAGACTGGCTCGAACGATGTTCTCGTAATCAAAGCAAATCTTAAAGATGCTTTTGGTCAAAAGGAACGGTTAGTACCGTACCTTGAAGAGCAAGTGGTCAAGAAAGTTGATCGCGAAGCTCGACGGATCGAAGTTGACTGGGATCCTGGATTCTAA
- the rpsP gene encoding 30S ribosomal protein S16, which produces MVTIRLARHGAKKRPFYQIVVADSRNSVTGRFIEKVGFFNPTAQGQEEGLRLDLDRVNHWVGQGASLSDRVAKLVKDAQKAA; this is translated from the coding sequence ATGGTAACCATTCGTTTGGCACGTCACGGTGCAAAGAAGCGCCCATTTTATCAAATCGTAGTTGCGGATAGCCGTAACTCTGTAACTGGCCGTTTCATCGAGAAAGTAGGTTTCTTTAACCCTACAGCTCAAGGTCAAGAAGAAGGTCTACGTCTAGACCTAGATCGTGTTAACCACTGGGTTGGTCAAGGCGCATCTCTATCTGATCGTGTAGCTAAGCTAGTTAAAGACGCTCAAAAAGCGGCTTAA
- the ffh gene encoding signal recognition particle protein, which yields MFDNLTDRLSKTLKNISGKGRLTEDNIKETLREVRMALLEADVALPVVRDFVKRVKEGAVGVEVSKSLTPGQEFIKIVQAELEAVMGESNEALNLAAQPPAVILMAGLQGAGKTTSVGKLSKLLTERDKKKVLVVSADVYRPAAIKQLETLASDVGVDFFPSSSDQKPLDIANAAIDHAKKKFYDVLLVDTAGRLAIDEEMMGEIKELHTAINPVETLFVVDAMTGQDAANTAKAFGDALPLTGVVLTKVDGDARGGAALSVRHITGKPIKFLGVGEKTDALEPFHPDRVASRILGMGDVLSLIEDLQKNVDTDKAEKLAKKFKEKKGFDLEDFREQLGQMHNMGGMMGMMDKLPGMSQLPDNVKDKVDDKMFKQMEAIINSMTMKERQRPDLIKGSRKKRIAAGSGTQVQDVNRMLKQFTQMQKMMKKMQKGGMKGMMRNMQGMMGGGGGMGGGFNPFGR from the coding sequence ATGTTTGATAATTTAACGGATCGTCTATCCAAAACGCTGAAAAATATCAGCGGTAAAGGTCGCCTGACCGAAGACAATATTAAAGAAACGCTGCGTGAAGTACGTATGGCGCTACTTGAAGCCGACGTTGCGCTGCCTGTTGTCCGCGATTTTGTTAAGCGCGTAAAAGAAGGTGCGGTGGGTGTTGAGGTTTCTAAATCTCTCACACCTGGTCAAGAATTCATTAAGATCGTTCAAGCTGAACTTGAAGCGGTAATGGGTGAGTCTAACGAGGCTCTGAACCTAGCAGCGCAACCGCCAGCGGTTATCTTAATGGCAGGCCTACAAGGTGCAGGTAAAACCACATCGGTAGGTAAGCTATCTAAGCTTCTAACCGAGCGCGACAAGAAAAAAGTATTGGTCGTGTCTGCCGACGTTTACCGTCCAGCGGCGATCAAACAGCTTGAAACGTTAGCAAGCGATGTTGGTGTTGATTTCTTCCCGTCTTCATCTGATCAAAAACCTCTTGATATAGCCAACGCTGCAATCGATCACGCTAAGAAGAAGTTCTACGACGTGCTATTAGTCGATACCGCTGGTCGTTTGGCTATCGATGAAGAGATGATGGGCGAGATCAAAGAGCTTCATACTGCAATTAACCCAGTAGAGACGCTGTTCGTTGTTGATGCGATGACAGGTCAAGATGCTGCGAACACTGCAAAAGCCTTTGGTGATGCGCTACCACTAACCGGTGTTGTCTTAACGAAAGTGGATGGTGATGCGCGTGGTGGTGCTGCACTGTCTGTACGTCATATCACAGGTAAACCGATTAAATTCTTAGGTGTTGGTGAAAAGACTGATGCACTAGAACCTTTCCACCCAGATCGTGTAGCTTCTCGTATTCTTGGTATGGGCGATGTACTGTCTCTTATTGAAGATCTACAGAAAAACGTTGATACCGATAAAGCAGAAAAACTGGCGAAAAAGTTTAAAGAGAAGAAAGGTTTTGACCTTGAAGACTTCCGTGAACAGCTTGGTCAGATGCACAACATGGGTGGTATGATGGGCATGATGGATAAGCTTCCAGGCATGTCCCAACTACCGGACAACGTTAAAGATAAAGTTGATGACAAGATGTTCAAGCAGATGGAAGCGATCATCAACTCTATGACAATGAAAGAGCGTCAACGTCCTGACCTAATCAAAGGCTCACGCAAAAAGCGTATTGCTGCTGGTTCAGGTACACAGGTACAAGATGTAAACCGTATGCTTAAGCAATTCACCCAAATGCAGAAGATGATGAAGAAGATGCAGAAAGGTGGCATGAAAGGCATGATGCGCAACATGCAAGGTATGATGGGCGGCGGTGGCGGTATGGGCGGTGGCTTTAACCCGTTCGGCCGATAA
- a CDS encoding cytochrome C assembly family protein, with protein sequence MDSLIAIAAAFLYTMAISTIIPGLVHQTGIRVKTVFISALLALAFHAWLLGDLIFNASGQNLSILNVASLISLIISLVMSGAMLKTRLWFILPVVYSFAALNLMAATFLPSTFIKHLEHDPKLLVHISLALFSYAMLTIGALYALQLAWLDHKLKKKKALVMNPNLPPLMMVERQLFKIILIGNGLLTGTLLTGLIFVQDMFAQGKAHKAVLSFIAWVIYSILLWGHYQKGWRGQKVTWFALAGASMLTLAYFGSRFVQEIILS encoded by the coding sequence ATGGACAGTCTTATTGCGATCGCAGCAGCCTTTCTTTATACAATGGCGATTTCCACGATCATTCCAGGTCTCGTGCACCAAACAGGAATCCGTGTAAAAACGGTGTTTATCAGCGCCTTACTTGCTTTAGCTTTTCATGCTTGGTTGCTTGGCGATTTAATCTTTAATGCCAGTGGTCAAAACCTCAGTATCTTGAACGTTGCTTCATTAATTAGTTTAATCATCTCACTGGTGATGAGCGGTGCTATGCTCAAAACCCGACTGTGGTTTATCTTGCCAGTCGTTTATAGCTTCGCTGCGCTTAATTTGATGGCCGCAACTTTCCTTCCAAGCACATTCATCAAACATTTAGAACATGATCCAAAACTTCTAGTGCACATCTCTTTGGCGCTATTTTCGTACGCCATGCTCACTATTGGCGCGCTATACGCTTTACAGCTGGCGTGGCTGGATCACAAACTTAAAAAGAAAAAAGCGCTAGTGATGAATCCTAATCTACCTCCATTAATGATGGTGGAACGACAACTTTTCAAGATCATTCTTATCGGGAATGGCTTGTTAACAGGTACATTGTTGACAGGTCTTATCTTCGTACAAGATATGTTTGCCCAAGGAAAGGCACACAAAGCCGTGTTGTCGTTTATTGCTTGGGTTATCTACTCCATACTTCTATGGGGTCACTATCAAAAAGGTTGGCGCGGACAAAAAGTCACATGGTTCGCATTAGCTGGCGCAAGCATGCTCACTTTAGCCTACTTTGGTAGTCGCTTCGTTCAGGAAATCATCCTAAGTTAA
- a CDS encoding HlyC/CorC family transporter has protein sequence MDDISTGILFALLACLIVISGYFSGSETGMMSLNRYRLKHLANTGHKGAKRVEKLLNRPDRLIGLILIGNNLVNILASAIATILGMRIYGDIGVAIATGTLTLVILVFSEVTPKTIASLFPERVSYASSILLMILMKVMSPLVILVNFITNGFIRILGVTTNHDATDHLSSEELRTVVNEAGGLIPQRHQDMLVSILDLEHVTVNDLMVPRNEITGIDINDDWKSIVRQLTHSPHGRVVLYRDQIDEVVGMLRLREAYRLMLEKNEFNKETLLRAADEIYFIPESTPLNIQLLKFQRNKQRIGLIVDEYGDINGLVTLEDILEEIVGEFTTSMTPSLSEEITPQSDGSFLIEGSANIRDINKGLQWALPTNGPRTLNGLILEHLEDIPESHLSVQVASHPMEILELKENRIKLVRVFPQVVNG, from the coding sequence TTGGACGACATATCAACGGGTATCTTATTTGCGCTACTCGCGTGTCTCATTGTAATTTCTGGTTATTTCTCTGGTTCAGAAACGGGCATGATGTCCCTGAACCGCTACCGTCTTAAGCACTTGGCCAATACGGGCCATAAAGGTGCCAAACGCGTAGAAAAACTTCTGAACCGTCCAGATAGATTGATTGGCCTCATTCTCATCGGCAACAATCTCGTCAACATTCTAGCATCGGCGATTGCTACTATCCTTGGTATGCGTATCTACGGAGATATCGGTGTGGCTATCGCGACTGGTACTCTAACTCTGGTGATCCTTGTATTTTCCGAGGTAACACCAAAAACCATTGCCTCTCTATTTCCTGAACGCGTCTCCTACGCCAGCAGCATTTTATTGATGATACTAATGAAGGTAATGTCACCACTGGTGATCTTGGTTAACTTCATTACTAACGGCTTTATTCGTATCTTAGGGGTCACAACCAATCACGATGCGACCGATCACTTAAGCTCAGAAGAACTCAGAACTGTGGTAAATGAGGCAGGAGGCCTGATACCTCAACGTCACCAAGATATGTTGGTCTCTATCTTAGATTTAGAGCACGTCACCGTGAATGACCTTATGGTGCCTCGAAATGAAATCACCGGCATCGACATCAATGACGATTGGAAGTCTATCGTCCGCCAACTCACTCACTCTCCTCATGGTCGTGTAGTTCTATACCGTGATCAGATAGATGAAGTGGTTGGTATGCTGAGGCTACGAGAAGCTTACCGTTTGATGCTGGAAAAAAACGAGTTCAATAAAGAAACACTTTTGCGTGCGGCAGACGAAATCTACTTTATTCCAGAATCCACACCACTCAACATTCAACTGCTTAAATTCCAGCGCAATAAACAACGTATTGGTTTAATTGTCGATGAGTATGGCGATATCAACGGCTTGGTTACGCTAGAAGATATTCTTGAAGAGATCGTGGGTGAGTTTACGACTTCAATGACACCAAGCTTATCTGAAGAGATCACGCCACAAAGTGATGGCAGTTTTTTAATTGAAGGCAGTGCCAATATCCGTGACATTAATAAAGGTCTGCAATGGGCACTACCAACCAATGGCCCTAGAACACTTAATGGGTTGATATTGGAACATCTTGAGGACATCCCTGAGAGTCATCTTAGCGTTCAGGTTGCCAGTCACCCCATGGAAATACTTGAACTAAAAGAAAACCGTATCAAACTAGTACGCGTGTTCCCACAAGTCGTTAACGGGTAA
- the luxS gene encoding S-ribosylhomocysteine lyase encodes MPLLDSFTVDHTRMNAPAVRVAKTMQTPKGDTITVFDLRFTVPNKDILSEKGIHTLEHLYAGFMRNQLNGSDVEIIDISPMGCRTGFYMSLIGTPTEQQVADGWLAAMQDVLKVENQNKIPELNEYQCGTAAMHSLDEAKEIANAIIAAGISVNKNDELALPESMLQELKID; translated from the coding sequence ATGCCTTTATTAGATAGTTTCACTGTTGATCATACACGCATGAACGCACCAGCCGTTCGTGTCGCGAAAACAATGCAAACCCCAAAAGGGGATACCATCACTGTGTTTGACTTGCGTTTTACCGTGCCAAACAAAGATATCCTATCTGAGAAAGGTATCCACACGCTAGAGCACCTATACGCTGGATTCATGCGTAATCAACTGAACGGTTCAGATGTAGAGATTATCGATATCTCACCGATGGGGTGTCGTACCGGTTTCTACATGAGCCTGATTGGTACGCCTACAGAGCAACAAGTGGCAGACGGATGGTTGGCTGCAATGCAAGACGTACTGAAAGTTGAGAATCAAAATAAGATCCCTGAACTGAACGAATACCAATGTGGTACCGCGGCAATGCACTCTTTGGATGAAGCGAAAGAGATCGCTAACGCGATCATCGCTGCAGGTATCTCTGTAAACAAGAATGATGAACTGGCATTGCCAGAGTCGATGCTTCAAGAGCTTAAAATTGACTAA
- the gshA gene encoding glutamate--cysteine ligase — protein MTDFAARLKQVATNPKTFSQFGRGVERETLRYTEDGHLATGPHPKALGSALMNGWVTTDFSESLLEFITPVSNDVPTLLNQLSDIHHFTQTKLDGEKMWPLSMPCYVGSEDYIQLAQYGTSNNGKMKTLYREGLKRRYGSLMQIISGVHFNFSFPDSFWDSLFGEQTEEARCKSKSDAYFGLIRNYYRFGWLIPYFFGASPALCPSFIKGRETKLPFEKIGETLYLPNATALRLSDLGYTNSAQSVLKIGFNSLEQYLDGLNQAIRTPSEEFAEIGTKVDGEYRQLNSNVLQIENELYAPIRPKRVAKSGEKPSEALARGGVEYIEVRSLDVNPFSSIGINEQQVRFLDLFLTWSVLTDSAEMDNCELECWRDNWNKVILEGRQVGLELQIGCHGERLSLQDWAKRVFKDLRSIAEMMDAEQGGRAYQETCDTLGSWIDNPELTISGQLLEETKKLGGLGKVGCALGSAYAQQHAAHQYKVYSAELMEAEVRRSVIDQQQSEEASTQDFDSFLADYFSYLKA, from the coding sequence TTGACTGATTTTGCTGCGCGACTAAAGCAAGTTGCAACCAACCCTAAGACCTTTTCTCAATTTGGTCGTGGTGTTGAAAGGGAAACGTTACGCTACACGGAGGATGGGCACCTTGCTACTGGGCCGCACCCAAAAGCTTTGGGATCTGCGTTGATGAACGGATGGGTAACGACCGATTTTTCCGAGTCGCTACTGGAGTTTATTACGCCTGTTTCTAACGACGTTCCGACGCTTTTGAATCAATTGTCTGATATCCACCATTTCACACAAACCAAGTTAGATGGCGAAAAGATGTGGCCGCTTTCTATGCCTTGCTACGTAGGCAGTGAAGATTACATTCAGCTCGCTCAATACGGCACCTCTAATAATGGCAAGATGAAGACGCTATATCGCGAAGGCTTAAAGCGTCGTTACGGTAGTCTGATGCAGATTATTTCCGGTGTTCACTTCAACTTCTCTTTCCCAGATAGCTTTTGGGATAGCTTGTTTGGAGAGCAAACAGAAGAAGCGCGTTGTAAATCTAAGTCCGATGCTTACTTTGGTTTGATTCGTAATTACTACCGTTTTGGTTGGTTAATCCCATATTTCTTCGGCGCTTCGCCTGCACTATGTCCTTCTTTCATCAAAGGAAGAGAGACAAAGCTACCTTTTGAAAAGATAGGCGAAACGCTGTATTTACCCAATGCAACAGCACTACGTCTGAGCGATCTTGGCTATACTAACAGTGCGCAAAGTGTGCTGAAAATTGGCTTTAATAGCTTAGAACAGTACTTAGACGGATTGAACCAAGCGATTCGGACACCATCGGAAGAGTTTGCCGAAATTGGTACTAAAGTTGATGGTGAATACCGTCAGTTGAATAGTAACGTTCTTCAAATCGAGAATGAACTTTATGCGCCAATTCGTCCTAAGCGTGTCGCGAAAAGTGGTGAGAAGCCATCAGAAGCACTCGCGCGTGGCGGTGTCGAATATATTGAAGTTCGTTCTTTAGACGTAAACCCGTTCAGTTCAATTGGTATTAATGAGCAGCAGGTCCGCTTCCTCGATCTATTCTTAACGTGGAGCGTGTTAACGGATTCTGCGGAGATGGATAACTGTGAGTTGGAATGCTGGCGTGATAACTGGAACAAGGTGATCTTAGAAGGTCGTCAAGTTGGCCTAGAACTTCAAATTGGTTGTCATGGCGAGCGATTGTCTCTGCAAGATTGGGCGAAGCGAGTCTTCAAAGACCTACGTTCTATTGCCGAGATGATGGACGCTGAGCAAGGTGGTCGTGCATACCAAGAAACTTGTGATACGCTGGGATCTTGGATTGATAACCCTGAGCTAACGATTTCTGGCCAGTTGCTAGAAGAGACTAAAAAACTGGGTGGCTTAGGTAAAGTAGGCTGCGCGTTAGGAAGTGCTTACGCTCAACAACATGCAGCACATCAATATAAAGTGTATTCAGCTGAGTTGATGGAAGCCGAAGTTCGACGTTCAGTGATTGATCAACAGCAAAGTGAAGAAGCCAGCACTCAAGATTTTGATAGCTTCTTAGCGGATTACTTTTCGTATTTAAAAGCATAG